In Kryptolebias marmoratus isolate JLee-2015 linkage group LG4, ASM164957v2, whole genome shotgun sequence, the following proteins share a genomic window:
- the LOC108241176 gene encoding G-protein coupled receptor 22, with the protein METGTYTSGPATVDWVGTPAGLERMEVHQEHGVGAPSVSPVFWHVPYSLGFQVSLTAFLMLELVLGFSSNLTVLVLYCSQSNLVDSVSNMVTVNLHVLDVAVCVLCVPFTLVVVLLPPGPNLALICCFHEACVTFASIATAINILVISLDRYDISVRPANRLLTTRRAALLLAAVWVTSVAVFFMPFLEVQWSSADEKEETKQVTPLSLSAHSVSSTAVPAWHNRTLLCVGGQDYHTGSAMYYHLILQVPIFFTTVVVMLFTYSRILRALNIRIGSHMRKSQRFRKRRKRQRKRKTGLATNEWEEAGGEQCTTDETKQLSHPPLIPSPSPTPTATSPPALSSAAPLVTSDMPAATPVPATMGVQASVSAIIALRRAVRRHRDRRERQRRVFRMSLIIITTFLGCWAPLSVTNMLILSIGPSDVLVSLRLWFLALAYGTTVSHPLLYAFTRQKLRRALRAKVKKRVVSLLQVDPSPGGTVIHNSWVENRKSSRQLRLEANQGADRRLAEAL; encoded by the coding sequence ATGGAGACTGGCACCTACACCTCTGGCCCAGCCACCGTGGACTGGGTTGGAACGCCGGCTGGCCTGGAGCGTATGGAAGTCCACCAGGAGCATGGAGTAGGAGCGCCATCCGTCAGTCCCGTGTTCTGGCACGTGCCATACTCACTGGGCTTCCAGGTGTCGCTCACTGCCTTCCTAATGTTGGAGCTAGTGTTGGGTTTCAGCAGCAACCTGACCGTGCTGGTGCTCTACTGCTCTCAGTCCAATCTGGTGGACTCGGTGAGCAACATGGTGACGGTTAACCTGCACGTGCTGGATGTGGCGGTTTGTGTCCTTTGTGTGCCCTTCACTCTTGTGGTCGTGCTCCTGCCTCCAGGACCAAATCTGGCCTTGATCTGCTGCTTCCACGAGGCATGTGTTACATTCGCCAGCATCGCAACAGCCATCAACATCCTGGTTATCAGCTTGGACCGATATGACATCTCGGTACGACCGGCTAACAGGCTGCTAACGACACGCAGGGCAGCTCTGCTCCTGGCTGCCGTCTGGGTCACCTCTGTTGCAGTGTTCTTCATGCCATTCTTGGAGGTGCAGTGGTCCAGTGCAgatgaaaaagaggaaacaaagcaGGTGACCCCCCTGTCTTTGTCTGCACACAGTGTTAGCAGCACAGCGGTGCCGGCATGGCATAACAGGACCCTCCTTTGTGTTGGTGGTCAAGACTATCACACGGGCTCTGCTATGTATTACCACCTCATCCTGCAGGTGCCCATCTTCTTTACCACAGTGGTGGTCATGTTGTTTACCTACTCCAGAATACTGAGGGCGTTGAACATTCGCATCGGCTCCCACATGAGGAAAAGCCAGAGGTTTAGGAAGCGCCGCAAGAGACAAAGGAAGAGGAAGACAGGACTTGCGACGAATGAATgggaggaggcaggaggagagcAGTGCACcacagatgagaccaaacaaCTCAGCCATCCTCCACTCATCCCATCCCCATCCCCCACACCAACAGCTACCTCCCCCCCTGCCCTGTCCTCTGCCGCTCCACTGGTCACCTCCGACATGCCTGCTGCCACTCCCGTGCCAGCCACCATGGGTGTCCAAGCCTCTGTATCAGCAATCATCGCTCTGCGCCGGGCAGTACGGCGCCATCGAGATCGACGGGAACGCCAGAGACGGGTGTTCAGGAtgtccctcatcatcatcacgaCCTTTCTCGGCTGCTGGGCTCCCCTCTCTGTGACCAACATGCTAATCTTGAGCATTGGACCCAGCGATGTCCTGGTCAGCCTGCGCCTCTGGTTCCTAGCCCTGGCTTATGGCACCACCGTGTCCCACCCGTTGCTGTACGCCTTCACGCGACAGAAACTGCGCCGCGCACTTCGCGCCAAAGTTAAGAAGAGGGTGGTGTCCCTGCTCCAGGTAGACCCCTCCCCAGGGGGCACGGTAATACACAACTCCtgggtggagaacagaaaaagcaGCCGACAGCTGCGGCTGGAAGCAAACCAAGGTGCTGACCGCCGCCTGGCAGAGGCCCTGTGA